From the Dehalococcoidia bacterium genome, one window contains:
- the ilvD gene encoding dihydroxy-acid dehydratase, giving the protein MRSDQIKKGFERAPHRGLLRATGAIRGEADFDKPFIAVANSYTDIVPGHVHLQEVGRIVKEAVREAGGVPFEFNTIAVDDGIVMGHFGMKYSLPSRELVADCVETMVAAHCFDAMVCIPNCDKIVPGMLMAAMRLDIPTIFVSGGPMRAGVLPGGRHADLINIFEAVGGLAAGRVSEEQLRELERFACPGCGSCAGMFTANSMNCLSEAIGLALPGNGTVLADSEERSELYRQAGKQIMAVLEADLRPSHIVTPEAIDNAFALDMAMGGSTNTVLHTLALAYEGGIDYSLHRINDVAARVPHICKVAPASTVHLEDVDRAGGISAILNEISRKPGVLDLSQKTVTLRTLGENVAGAEVRDREVIRPLDDPYSETGGLAVLFGNLAPEGAIVKAGAVDPSMRVFSGPARVFDSEDAANEAILRGGVKPGEAVVIRYEGPRGGPGMREMLAPTANIVGSGLGESVALITDGRFSGGSRGACIGHVSPEAAAGGPIAALRDGDVVHIDIPNHRLDVDLPDAEIERRLAEVKPPQRELPSRWLRRYASLVTSASTGAVLREP; this is encoded by the coding sequence ATGCGTTCCGACCAGATAAAAAAAGGGTTCGAGCGGGCGCCCCACCGGGGGCTGCTGCGCGCCACCGGCGCCATCCGTGGCGAGGCCGATTTCGATAAGCCGTTCATCGCCGTCGCCAACTCCTACACCGACATCGTGCCCGGCCACGTGCACCTCCAGGAGGTCGGACGCATCGTCAAGGAGGCGGTACGTGAGGCCGGCGGCGTGCCCTTCGAGTTCAACACCATCGCCGTCGACGACGGGATCGTCATGGGGCACTTCGGGATGAAGTACTCACTGCCCAGCCGCGAGCTCGTGGCCGACTGCGTCGAAACGATGGTCGCCGCCCACTGCTTCGACGCCATGGTCTGTATCCCCAACTGCGACAAGATCGTTCCCGGCATGCTGATGGCGGCGATGCGCCTCGACATCCCGACCATCTTCGTCAGCGGCGGCCCGATGCGCGCGGGAGTGCTCCCCGGAGGCCGCCACGCCGACCTGATCAACATCTTCGAAGCGGTCGGCGGGCTCGCCGCGGGCCGCGTCAGCGAGGAGCAGCTCCGCGAGCTGGAGCGGTTCGCCTGCCCCGGCTGCGGCTCCTGCGCCGGAATGTTCACGGCCAACTCCATGAACTGCCTCTCGGAAGCGATTGGCCTGGCGCTTCCCGGAAACGGCACCGTCCTCGCCGATAGCGAGGAGCGCAGTGAGCTTTACCGTCAGGCGGGGAAGCAGATAATGGCCGTGCTGGAGGCCGACCTCAGGCCGTCCCACATCGTCACGCCGGAGGCCATCGACAACGCCTTCGCCCTCGACATGGCGATGGGCGGCTCGACCAACACCGTGCTGCACACGCTCGCGCTCGCCTATGAGGGCGGCATCGATTACTCGCTCCACCGCATCAACGACGTCGCCGCGCGCGTCCCCCACATCTGCAAGGTCGCCCCCGCCTCCACAGTCCACCTGGAGGACGTCGACCGCGCGGGCGGGATCAGCGCCATACTGAACGAGATAAGCCGCAAGCCGGGCGTCCTCGACCTCAGCCAGAAGACGGTGACCCTGCGCACGCTGGGCGAGAACGTGGCCGGGGCGGAGGTGCGCGACCGCGAGGTCATACGCCCGCTCGACGACCCGTACAGCGAGACGGGCGGGCTGGCAGTGCTTTTCGGCAACCTGGCGCCGGAGGGCGCGATCGTCAAGGCGGGCGCCGTCGACCCGTCGATGCGCGTCTTCAGCGGGCCGGCGCGCGTGTTCGACTCCGAGGACGCGGCGAACGAGGCTATCCTGCGCGGCGGCGTGAAGCCGGGAGAGGCGGTCGTCATCCGCTACGAGGGCCCGAGGGGCGGCCCCGGCATGCGGGAGATGCTCGCTCCCACCGCCAACATCGTCGGCAGCGGGCTGGGCGAGAGCGTGGCGCTGATAACGGACGGCCGCTTTTCGGGCGGCAGCCGCGGCGCCTGCATCGGGCACGTCTCGCCGGAAGCGGCGGCGGGCGGGCCGATCGCGGCCCTGCGCGACGGCGACGTCGTGCACATCGATATCCCCAACCACCGCCTCGATGTCGACCTGCCGGATGCCGAGATCGAGAGGCGTCTGGCGGAGGTCAAGCCGCCGCAGCGAGAACTGCCGAGCCGCTGGCTCCGCCGCTACGCCAGTCTGGTGACGAGCGCGAGCACAGGCGCCGTCCTCCGCGAGCCCTGA
- a CDS encoding dipeptidase gives MAGIPADTVFDGHNDTLVDIRFPKPEEERSFLERSEHGHLDLPRAVEGGFGGGFFAVCVPADPTSRDPAEFDLLLTETGYELPLPPPLDPAYAHQMTVSVMASAFRLEAESGGKVKVARSAREVASCLRRGVIAIVLHLEGADAIDPELEALHIFYQSGLRSLGIVWSRPNAFGTGVPFKFPGSPDTGPGLSERGKELVRECNRLGVVVDLAHLNEQGFWDVAALSDQPLVVTHAAAHALCPSSRNLTDRQIDAIGESGGVIGVAFHVGFLRADGRPDAETPITEIVRHVDYIAGRIGVEHVAFGSDFDGAVMPLELGDVTGLPKLIEALRARGYDEAALRKATHENWLRLLKRTWKS, from the coding sequence ATGGCCGGCATACCCGCGGACACCGTCTTCGACGGCCACAACGATACCCTGGTCGACATACGGTTCCCCAAGCCCGAAGAGGAGCGCTCGTTCCTCGAACGGAGCGAGCACGGCCACCTCGACCTGCCACGCGCCGTCGAGGGCGGCTTCGGCGGCGGCTTCTTCGCTGTCTGCGTCCCCGCCGACCCGACGTCACGTGACCCTGCCGAATTCGACCTCCTGCTCACCGAAACGGGCTACGAGCTGCCCTTGCCGCCGCCGCTCGACCCGGCGTACGCCCACCAGATGACTGTTTCCGTCATGGCGAGCGCCTTCCGGCTGGAGGCGGAGTCGGGCGGGAAGGTCAAGGTGGCGCGGTCGGCGAGAGAGGTCGCGTCGTGCCTGCGGCGGGGCGTTATCGCCATCGTGCTGCACCTTGAGGGCGCCGACGCGATAGACCCGGAGCTCGAAGCGCTCCACATCTTCTACCAGTCGGGGCTTCGCTCGCTTGGCATCGTCTGGAGCCGCCCGAACGCGTTCGGGACCGGCGTTCCCTTCAAGTTCCCCGGCTCTCCCGATACCGGCCCCGGGCTGAGCGAACGGGGAAAGGAGCTCGTGCGCGAGTGCAACCGGCTCGGCGTTGTGGTCGACCTCGCCCACCTGAACGAGCAGGGCTTCTGGGACGTCGCCGCCCTTTCCGATCAGCCGCTCGTCGTGACCCACGCCGCGGCCCACGCGCTCTGCCCATCGAGCCGCAACCTGACGGACAGGCAGATCGACGCCATCGGAGAGTCGGGAGGGGTGATCGGCGTTGCGTTTCACGTCGGCTTCCTGCGCGCGGACGGCCGGCCGGACGCGGAAACGCCGATTACCGAAATCGTGCGTCACGTCGATTACATCGCCGGTCGCATCGGCGTCGAGCATGTGGCCTTCGGCTCCGACTTCGACGGCGCGGTCATGCCGCTCGAGCTGGGGGACGTGACCGGCCTGCCGAAGTTGATCGAGGCGTTGCGCGCGCGGGGGTACGATGAGGCGGCGCTGCGCAAGGCCACGCACGAGAACTGGCTGCGCCTCCTGAAGCGAACGTGGAAATCGTAG
- a CDS encoding nitronate monooxygenase has translation MKTRVTELFGIQYPILCGAMMWLAKPQLCAAVSNAGGLGNLTAGNFASGDELRAAIRETRELTDKPFCVNLTLLPSVRLGKDLHEAYFRVCCEEGVNSIDVSGAPLDRYFGTDAIRRAKDSGVRLVHKVGAVKHAVHAEEAGYDCVIAAGFEEGGHPLHEDVTTMLLTPRIVESVSIPVVTAGGIADGRGMAAAMALGADGVMMASRFIATEECLVHPEIKAELVRRKENDTVMICRSINLQMRALRNAQVEKVLAAESRGAGPQEIVPLIAGEQQVKAWETGDVSSSPLPVGQSIGLIRDVVSCRELIERMVAEAREALANAQKRLGEG, from the coding sequence ATGAAGACGAGAGTTACGGAGCTTTTCGGCATTCAGTACCCCATTCTCTGTGGCGCGATGATGTGGCTGGCGAAGCCCCAACTTTGTGCCGCTGTCTCGAACGCGGGCGGCCTCGGCAACCTCACGGCGGGCAACTTCGCATCCGGCGATGAGCTCCGCGCGGCCATCCGCGAGACGCGAGAGCTCACCGACAAGCCCTTTTGCGTCAACCTTACGCTGCTGCCCTCGGTGCGGCTGGGGAAAGACCTGCACGAGGCCTACTTTCGCGTCTGCTGCGAAGAGGGCGTCAACTCCATCGACGTGTCGGGAGCGCCGCTCGACCGCTACTTCGGAACCGATGCGATACGGCGCGCGAAGGACAGCGGAGTGCGGCTGGTCCACAAGGTGGGCGCGGTAAAGCACGCCGTCCATGCCGAAGAGGCGGGCTACGATTGCGTGATCGCCGCCGGCTTCGAAGAGGGCGGCCACCCCCTGCACGAGGACGTGACGACGATGCTGCTTACGCCGCGCATCGTCGAGTCGGTGAGTATTCCGGTGGTGACGGCGGGAGGGATCGCCGACGGCAGGGGGATGGCGGCAGCGATGGCGCTGGGCGCCGACGGAGTGATGATGGCCTCCCGCTTCATCGCCACCGAGGAGTGTCTCGTGCATCCCGAGATCAAGGCGGAACTCGTGCGCCGCAAGGAGAACGACACGGTAATGATCTGCCGCTCGATCAATCTCCAGATGCGGGCGCTGCGGAACGCGCAGGTCGAGAAGGTGCTGGCGGCGGAATCGCGGGGCGCCGGCCCGCAGGAGATCGTCCCCCTCATCGCGGGGGAGCAGCAGGTCAAGGCGTGGGAGACGGGAGACGTCAGCTCAAGCCCGCTTCCCGTCGGTCAGTCGATAGGGCTCATCAGGGACGTGGTGAGCTGTCGCGAGCTAATCGAGCGGATGGTGGCAGAGGCGCGGGAGGCGCTGGCGAACGCGCAGAAACGCCTCGGGGAAGGATAA
- a CDS encoding GNAT family N-acetyltransferase: MELQFRPVTPERWRDFETLFGECGAYGGCWCMWWRTTRREFARQRGEGNRRAMKRIVDSGTVPGLLAYDGETPVGWVSVAPREDYPSLNRSPHFKRVDDKPVWSIVCFYVDPAHRGKGVLTGLAAAARDYALSRGARIVEAYPRDPGRRISSDLAYMGLAPVFKDAGFVEVLRRTAGRPILRYQA, from the coding sequence GTGGAACTGCAGTTCCGACCCGTGACGCCCGAACGCTGGCGAGACTTCGAGACGTTGTTCGGGGAGTGCGGCGCCTACGGCGGCTGCTGGTGCATGTGGTGGCGAACGACGCGCCGCGAGTTCGCGCGGCAGCGAGGCGAAGGCAACCGCCGGGCGATGAAGCGAATCGTCGACTCAGGGACGGTGCCGGGGCTGCTTGCGTACGACGGCGAGACCCCCGTCGGGTGGGTATCGGTCGCCCCGCGCGAGGACTACCCCTCGCTGAACCGCTCGCCCCACTTCAAGCGCGTCGACGACAAGCCGGTGTGGTCGATCGTTTGCTTCTACGTCGACCCGGCCCATCGGGGGAAGGGCGTGCTGACGGGGCTCGCCGCCGCCGCGCGCGACTACGCGCTGAGCCGGGGGGCGCGCATCGTCGAGGCGTACCCGCGCGACCCGGGGCGCCGGATATCGAGCGACCTTGCGTATATGGGGCTGGCGCCCGTGTTCAAGGACGCGGGGTTCGTCGAGGTGCTGCGCCGCACTGCCGGTCGCCCCATCCTCCGCTACCAAGCCTGA
- a CDS encoding MFS transporter — translation MSPELRQMPERDAPPAAELRAEPSPVPGVSRNVFVLGWVSLASDIASEMLYPLIPIFLTVTLGAPVAFLGLIEGVAEGTASIMKVASGWYSDRLALRRPLVAAGYGLSALGKLLLATAFHWPQVLFARAIDRFGKGVRTSPRDALIADSSLPEAYGRAFGFHRAADTAGAVLGPLIGLAFLTIAGEDNLRPVFLMAAVPGIASVALIAFVRDRRWPPQPTRQVKGGPRIDLSGASAVFWMFLGISLLFALGNSSDTFLILRANDLGLSLTIVILMYVVYNTSYSLLSLPAGIAADRVGKRTLVTGGFFVYGLVYLGFALTGQGSVLWPLFLTYGVYMAFTDGQARALVAELAPEEKRGTFLGLYHTGIGLMAVAASVLAGVLWDVVGKPAPFFLGASTAFAAAALMLLLPRQRAIHSWGR, via the coding sequence TTGAGTCCCGAACTACGACAGATGCCAGAGCGCGACGCGCCGCCGGCCGCCGAACTCCGGGCGGAGCCTTCCCCCGTGCCGGGGGTCAGCCGCAACGTATTCGTGCTCGGGTGGGTCAGCCTGGCGTCGGATATCGCCAGCGAGATGCTGTACCCGCTCATCCCAATCTTTCTCACGGTGACGCTTGGCGCGCCCGTGGCCTTCCTCGGCCTGATCGAGGGCGTCGCCGAGGGCACGGCGAGCATCATGAAGGTGGCCTCGGGCTGGTACTCCGACCGCCTGGCGCTGCGCCGCCCGCTGGTCGCCGCCGGATACGGACTGTCGGCGCTCGGCAAGCTCCTGCTGGCGACGGCGTTCCACTGGCCGCAGGTGCTGTTCGCGCGCGCCATTGACCGGTTTGGGAAGGGGGTGCGCACTTCGCCGCGCGACGCCCTCATCGCCGACTCGTCACTGCCGGAGGCGTACGGGCGGGCGTTCGGGTTCCACCGCGCCGCCGATACGGCGGGGGCGGTGCTGGGGCCGCTCATCGGCCTCGCCTTTCTGACGATAGCGGGCGAGGACAACCTGCGGCCGGTCTTCCTCATGGCCGCGGTCCCCGGCATCGCCAGCGTGGCGCTGATCGCCTTCGTGCGCGACCGTCGCTGGCCGCCGCAGCCGACAAGGCAGGTGAAGGGCGGCCCCCGGATCGACCTCTCAGGCGCGAGCGCGGTGTTCTGGATGTTCCTGGGCATCAGCCTGCTGTTCGCCCTCGGCAATTCCAGCGACACGTTCCTGATCCTGCGCGCGAACGACCTCGGTCTGAGCCTGACAATCGTCATACTCATGTACGTCGTGTACAACACGAGCTACAGCCTGCTCTCGCTGCCCGCAGGCATCGCCGCCGACAGGGTGGGCAAGCGGACGCTGGTGACGGGCGGCTTCTTCGTCTACGGGCTGGTGTACCTGGGGTTTGCGCTGACCGGACAGGGGAGCGTCTTGTGGCCGCTGTTCCTGACCTACGGCGTGTACATGGCATTCACCGACGGCCAGGCGCGGGCGCTGGTAGCGGAACTGGCGCCGGAGGAGAAGCGAGGCACGTTCCTCGGACTGTACCACACGGGAATCGGGCTGATGGCGGTGGCGGCGAGCGTGCTGGCGGGCGTGTTGTGGGACGTGGTCGGGAAGCCGGCGCCGTTCTTTCTCGGCGCGTCGACGGCGTTCGCGGCCGCCGCCCTCATGCTGCTCCTTCCGCGGCAGAGGGCGATTCATTCGTGGGGCCGCTGA
- a CDS encoding FAD-dependent oxidoreductase, with product MKIFEPIEIRGMRLKNRIAFPPYLHQPAGQEASGVTDQTVDWFETIARGEVGLVMTGAVGPFPMALFPRLSLGSDDCIPGFAKLADAVHAHGAKLGVQIAMGGPLAGVGWSPSPYPDERRAKPTVFALMGQAAGGFGAPLPIKVLTVEEAELLQDGFAAAAARAKAAGVDCVLLHCAHGGATLHCSSISPYYNRRTDKYGGSWENRLAFATETVRKMRKAVGDDFPIHVRMNATDLLGELGTTVEDACKYVVPALEDAGADCLDVSQGCIVRSPQGITIPPYYPRGAFIENAAAVKKVTKLPVIGVGRIIDIDMANRFIEEGKADIIYLGRQLIADPDTVKKYLAGNPEDIRHCIGCLQGCGPCAVNYDLPRNNPLPLVPAEKPKKVLVVGGGVAGMEAARIAALRGHKVTLMEKDSELGGNVAALAIDPLLAEFRNVVDYLTTQMRKLRVDVRVCCEACAEVIDELQPDVVVLAAGSTLTVPPVARGKPGVMTHVEALRRKREIGKKVVVWGFLGQELAVSLAEEGKDVVLMGSGSEEALVSGRGGYVLPQSSRRAYILKKLTDIDFVRPTPQDARLENARVLYQAEVQSIADGAITVSVKEEGEKVIPYDTLIVSLGRKRNDSLFSELQGKVPEVYKIGDCDHNGNINHAIQTANEVARKI from the coding sequence ATGAAGATCTTCGAGCCGATTGAGATCAGAGGGATGAGGCTCAAGAACAGGATAGCCTTCCCGCCGTATCTTCATCAGCCCGCTGGGCAGGAGGCCAGCGGCGTAACCGACCAGACGGTCGACTGGTTTGAGACGATAGCAAGAGGCGAGGTCGGGCTGGTAATGACGGGGGCCGTCGGGCCGTTTCCCATGGCCCTTTTCCCGCGGCTTTCGCTGGGCTCCGATGACTGCATCCCGGGTTTCGCGAAGCTTGCCGATGCGGTCCACGCGCACGGCGCGAAGCTCGGCGTGCAGATCGCGATGGGCGGGCCGCTCGCGGGAGTCGGATGGTCGCCTTCGCCGTACCCGGACGAGAGGCGCGCGAAGCCGACGGTCTTCGCCCTTATGGGACAGGCCGCGGGAGGGTTCGGCGCGCCCTTGCCGATCAAGGTGCTCACGGTGGAGGAGGCCGAGCTGCTCCAGGACGGCTTTGCCGCCGCCGCCGCCAGGGCCAAGGCCGCGGGCGTTGACTGCGTCCTGCTGCACTGCGCCCACGGGGGAGCGACTTTGCATTGCTCCTCGATCTCGCCTTACTACAACCGGCGGACCGATAAGTACGGCGGGAGCTGGGAGAACCGGCTGGCCTTCGCCACAGAAACGGTACGAAAGATGAGGAAGGCCGTGGGCGACGACTTCCCGATACATGTCAGAATGAACGCCACCGACCTTCTCGGGGAGCTGGGCACGACCGTCGAGGACGCCTGCAAGTACGTGGTTCCTGCCCTCGAAGATGCCGGGGCGGACTGCCTCGATGTCTCACAGGGCTGCATCGTGCGCTCGCCGCAAGGCATCACCATTCCCCCGTACTATCCTCGGGGCGCGTTCATCGAAAACGCCGCCGCCGTAAAGAAGGTGACGAAACTGCCGGTCATCGGGGTCGGCCGGATCATCGATATCGATATGGCAAACCGCTTCATTGAGGAAGGCAAGGCCGACATCATCTACCTCGGGCGGCAACTGATCGCGGACCCCGACACCGTCAAGAAATACCTCGCCGGAAACCCTGAGGACATCCGACATTGCATCGGCTGTCTGCAGGGGTGCGGCCCCTGCGCCGTCAACTACGATCTCCCGCGCAACAACCCCTTGCCGCTTGTCCCCGCCGAGAAGCCGAAGAAGGTGCTCGTTGTCGGCGGCGGCGTGGCCGGTATGGAAGCGGCGAGAATAGCGGCGCTGCGCGGCCATAAGGTGACGCTTATGGAGAAGGACTCCGAGCTCGGCGGCAACGTCGCTGCGCTGGCCATCGACCCGCTGCTGGCCGAGTTCAGAAACGTCGTCGACTATCTGACGACGCAGATGCGCAAGCTGCGGGTAGACGTCCGCGTATGTTGCGAGGCCTGCGCTGAGGTTATCGACGAGCTGCAGCCCGACGTGGTCGTCCTGGCCGCAGGGTCGACGCTGACCGTCCCGCCTGTGGCCAGAGGAAAGCCGGGGGTGATGACCCACGTGGAGGCTTTGAGGAGGAAGAGGGAGATCGGGAAGAAGGTCGTGGTATGGGGCTTCCTGGGTCAGGAGCTGGCCGTCTCTCTGGCTGAAGAAGGCAAGGACGTGGTCCTTATGGGCAGCGGCAGCGAGGAGGCGCTTGTCTCCGGCCGCGGGGGCTACGTCTTACCGCAGTCGTCAAGGCGCGCGTACATCCTGAAGAAGCTGACCGACATCGATTTCGTGCGGCCCACTCCCCAGGACGCCAGGCTCGAGAACGCCAGGGTGCTGTACCAGGCGGAAGTGCAGAGCATCGCCGATGGCGCGATCACGGTGTCGGTTAAGGAGGAGGGCGAGAAGGTCATCCCGTACGACACCCTGATCGTCTCCTTGGGGCGAAAGAGGAACGACTCGCTCTTTTCAGAGCTGCAAGGGAAGGTGCCGGAGGTCTACAAGATCGGGGACTGCGATCACAACGGCAACATCAACCACGCCATCCAGACCGCCAACGAGGTCGCGCGGAAGATATAG